One stretch of Pseudomonas azotoformans DNA includes these proteins:
- a CDS encoding SDR family NAD(P)-dependent oxidoreductase, with translation MKKVVIITGASQGIGAAVVQAYRALDYRVVATSRSIQPSTDPDILTVAGDIADPATAQRIIHDTLATFGRIDSLINNAGIFVAKPFTAYTQEDYANVLAVNLNGFFYITQLAIAEMEKNRAGHVVNVTTSLVDHAIDGVPSVLANLTKGGLNSATKSLAIEYAKRGIRVNAVSPGIIKTPMHGEETHAALGQLHPVGHMGEVSDIAQAIVYLESAGFVTGEILHVDGGQSAGH, from the coding sequence ATGAAAAAAGTCGTCATCATCACCGGCGCGTCCCAAGGTATCGGCGCCGCCGTGGTCCAGGCCTACCGTGCCCTCGATTACCGCGTGGTCGCCACCTCGCGCTCGATCCAGCCGTCCACCGACCCCGACATCCTCACCGTCGCCGGCGACATCGCCGACCCGGCCACGGCCCAGCGCATCATCCACGACACCCTGGCCACCTTCGGGCGCATCGACAGCCTGATCAACAATGCCGGCATCTTCGTCGCCAAACCCTTCACCGCCTACACCCAGGAGGACTACGCCAATGTGCTCGCGGTGAACCTCAATGGCTTCTTCTATATCACCCAACTCGCCATTGCCGAGATGGAAAAGAACCGCGCCGGCCACGTCGTGAACGTCACCACCAGCCTGGTTGACCACGCGATTGACGGCGTGCCATCGGTACTCGCCAACCTCACCAAAGGCGGCTTGAATTCAGCGACCAAATCGTTGGCGATTGAATACGCCAAGCGCGGCATTCGGGTGAACGCAGTGAGCCCGGGGATCATCAAGACGCCGATGCACGGCGAAGAAACCCACGCGGCGTTGGGGCAATTGCACCCGGTCGGGCACATGGGGGAAGTGAGTGACATCGCCCAGGCAATCGTCTACCTGGAAAGCGCCGGCTTTGTGACCGGCGAGATTCTGCATGTCGACGGCGGGCAAAGCGCCGGGCATTGA
- a CDS encoding tautomerase family protein produces the protein MPFVSLRITRDGVTPEQKAQVIAEFTETLERVLHKRPDLTHIVIEEVDTDNWGYAGITTTEYRKSQA, from the coding sequence ATGCCCTTTGTCAGCCTGCGCATCACCCGTGACGGCGTTACCCCTGAGCAAAAGGCCCAGGTCATCGCCGAATTCACTGAAACCCTCGAACGCGTCCTGCACAAACGCCCGGACCTGACCCATATCGTCATCGAAGAAGTCGACACCGATAACTGGGGCTACGCCGGCATCACCACCACCGAATACCGCAAATCCCAAGCCTGA
- a CDS encoding TonB-dependent receptor gives MPAPRLTPITLGLSVLLSAGFACAATTLPETSISAEADEDDPRVKETSTATRTATPVRYVPQAIDSVKTESLRAYGTNDLGQALSGIPNVSSGADTRFDSLRIRGFDASNDFYLDGIRDDSQYVRDLHNIERIEVLKGPAAVLYGRGGQGGIVNRVSKLPTAGHTSSIEAQGGSNDLRSLYADLSTDPTDNISLRLNMGNQDNNSFRDGVSGNRQLFAPSMSWQLTPDLNWLVQYEYSRYNRTPDRGIPGVNGRPADVSRSTTYFDSRDYIDDKSQSLRSKLAYELNDNWQLRQTLGVFKLDSDFDNTYQTAYVPASNSVTRQRWQQDLTTLNIFNNVELEGGFSTFGLEHRLLTGLELGSQRRDPKLYTATAVNRGGQAVPSLDLNQPNRHLSHNGRMSVSSNNHTEVESRAVYVQDQLRLNDQWQLLAGLRYDRFEVDTKNKILNTRQAVDSHSTSPRFGVVWTPLEHHSFYASWSKTFSPAGGGLIGITPNAAGSVNDLSPELTKQKEIGVKSDWLDDRLSTTLAVYELELYNRRTSDPLDRTITLLSGLQRSRGVELTATGKIVGNWYVRGGIGLQDATVVKDNNGFEGKRVSDVAKRNGSLFITWKPEMGWYAETGLTLVGDRYADSLNTVVLPGYGRWDALAGFRQKEWDVRVALNNIADKNYYASATSVAQIQPGEPRSLVVTGTYSF, from the coding sequence ATGCCTGCCCCTCGCCTGACGCCCATCACCCTTGGGCTTTCCGTTCTGCTGTCTGCCGGTTTTGCCTGTGCGGCCACCACCTTGCCCGAAACCTCGATCAGCGCCGAAGCTGACGAAGACGACCCACGCGTCAAGGAAACCAGCACCGCCACCCGCACCGCCACGCCAGTGCGTTATGTGCCCCAGGCCATCGACTCGGTGAAGACCGAAAGCCTGCGCGCCTACGGCACCAATGACCTGGGCCAGGCCTTGAGCGGCATCCCCAACGTCAGCAGCGGCGCCGACACGCGCTTCGACAGCCTGCGCATCCGGGGTTTCGACGCGAGCAACGACTTCTACCTGGATGGCATCCGCGATGACAGCCAGTACGTGCGCGACCTGCATAACATCGAGCGCATCGAAGTGCTCAAGGGGCCGGCAGCCGTACTTTACGGGCGAGGCGGTCAGGGAGGGATCGTCAACCGTGTGAGCAAACTGCCTACCGCCGGCCACACGTCGAGTATCGAGGCCCAAGGCGGCAGCAACGATTTGCGCAGCCTGTATGCCGACCTCAGCACCGATCCCACCGATAACATCAGCCTGCGTCTGAACATGGGCAACCAGGACAACAACAGCTTCCGCGATGGCGTCAGCGGCAACCGCCAGCTGTTCGCACCGTCCATGAGCTGGCAGCTCACGCCGGACCTGAACTGGCTGGTGCAATACGAATACAGCCGCTACAACCGCACGCCGGACCGTGGCATTCCCGGGGTCAACGGCCGGCCGGCGGATGTGAGCCGCAGCACCACTTACTTCGACAGCCGCGACTACATCGATGACAAATCCCAGTCCCTGCGCTCCAAGCTGGCCTATGAGCTCAACGACAACTGGCAACTGCGCCAGACCCTGGGCGTGTTCAAGCTCGACAGTGATTTCGACAACACCTACCAGACCGCCTACGTGCCTGCATCCAACAGCGTGACACGCCAGCGCTGGCAGCAAGACCTGACCACGCTGAACATCTTCAACAACGTCGAACTGGAAGGCGGCTTCAGCACCTTCGGCCTGGAACATCGCCTGCTCACCGGCTTGGAGCTGGGTAGCCAGCGCCGCGATCCGAAGCTGTACACCGCCACCGCCGTCAACCGTGGTGGTCAGGCGGTGCCGAGCCTGGACCTCAACCAACCCAATCGCCATTTGAGCCACAACGGACGGATGAGCGTATCCAGCAACAACCACACCGAAGTGGAAAGTCGTGCGGTTTATGTACAAGACCAACTGCGCCTGAATGATCAATGGCAACTCCTGGCCGGCCTGCGCTATGACCGTTTCGAAGTGGACACCAAGAACAAAATCCTCAACACCCGGCAGGCCGTCGACAGCCACAGCACCAGCCCGCGCTTTGGCGTGGTCTGGACGCCGCTGGAACATCACTCGTTCTACGCCTCGTGGAGCAAGACATTCTCCCCAGCCGGTGGCGGCCTCATCGGCATCACCCCGAATGCCGCCGGCAGCGTCAACGACCTGAGCCCGGAGCTGACCAAACAGAAGGAAATCGGGGTCAAGAGCGACTGGCTCGACGACCGCCTGAGTACCACCCTGGCGGTGTACGAACTGGAACTCTACAACCGCCGCACCAGCGACCCACTGGACCGCACCATCACCCTGCTCAGCGGCTTGCAACGCTCACGCGGCGTGGAGCTGACCGCCACCGGCAAGATCGTCGGCAACTGGTACGTTCGCGGGGGAATCGGCCTGCAGGACGCCACGGTGGTGAAGGACAACAACGGCTTTGAGGGCAAGCGCGTCAGTGATGTGGCCAAGCGCAATGGCAGCCTGTTCATCACTTGGAAACCGGAAATGGGCTGGTATGCCGAAACCGGTTTGACCCTGGTGGGCGACCGCTACGCCGACAGCCTCAACACTGTGGTGCTGCCGGGTTATGGCCGTTGGGATGCGTTGGCCGGGTTCCGCCAGAAGGAATGGGACGTGAGGGTGGCGCTGAACAATATCGCGGACAAAAACTACTATGCGTCGGCGACCAGCGTGGCGCAGATCCAGCCAGGGGAGCCGCGCAGCCTGGTAGTTACAGGTACCTACAGCTTCTAG
- a CDS encoding OprD family porin, which produces MLKQRMSLIALGILSASTAMANDQDQSKGFIEDSHLNIAARNAYISRDYKNGKQDKAEWGQGFIGKLESGFTQGTVGVGVDVIGQYAIRLDGGKGRAGAGGIDFFKPGNGTANNPGSAPHDLAKGGAAVKFRVSNTVLKYGDQFPAVPVLQYDNSRLLSETYTGTSIVSKEIAGLQLDAGHFTKEARKSTEGTDSGRLKSIDYIGGSYKFTESLSAALYASDMQDVLKKQYVNVNYVLALPEKQSLTFDFNGYKTKLDKSFALENQGSEDARDNKIWSLGATWAVGPHSFTVAHQRSTGDTGYLYGGYRNAGGIGDGGNTILLANSYWSDFNGKDERSWQVGYGIDFATFGVPGLTYNVAYVRGTNIDDGTNRGNGTEREIWNQFKYVVQSGPAKDLSLRARASWLRVSSNASNYNVGGNEIRLFADYPINVF; this is translated from the coding sequence ATGTTGAAGCAACGGATGAGTCTGATCGCTCTGGGGATTTTGAGCGCATCGACAGCAATGGCAAACGACCAGGACCAGTCCAAGGGTTTTATCGAAGACAGCCACCTGAACATCGCCGCACGTAACGCCTACATCAGCCGCGACTACAAAAACGGCAAGCAAGACAAAGCCGAATGGGGCCAAGGCTTCATCGGCAAGCTGGAGTCCGGTTTCACCCAGGGCACCGTCGGTGTGGGTGTGGACGTGATCGGCCAATACGCTATCCGCCTGGACGGTGGTAAAGGTCGCGCTGGCGCGGGCGGTATCGACTTCTTCAAACCGGGTAATGGCACTGCCAACAACCCTGGCTCGGCACCACACGACCTGGCCAAGGGCGGCGCTGCCGTGAAGTTCCGCGTTTCCAACACCGTGCTCAAGTACGGTGATCAGTTCCCGGCCGTGCCTGTGCTGCAGTACGACAACTCCCGTCTGTTGTCGGAAACCTACACCGGTACCTCGATCGTTTCCAAAGAGATCGCCGGTCTGCAACTGGACGCGGGTCACTTCACCAAAGAAGCGCGCAAGAGCACGGAAGGCACCGACAGCGGTCGCCTGAAAAGCATCGACTACATCGGTGGTAGCTACAAATTCACCGAAAGCCTGTCGGCCGCGCTGTACGCCTCTGACATGCAGGACGTGCTGAAGAAGCAATACGTCAACGTCAACTACGTACTGGCCCTGCCAGAGAAGCAGTCGCTGACTTTTGACTTCAACGGCTACAAAACCAAGCTGGACAAGAGCTTCGCCCTGGAAAACCAAGGCAGTGAAGACGCGCGCGACAACAAGATCTGGAGCCTGGGCGCGACCTGGGCCGTTGGCCCGCACAGCTTCACCGTTGCTCACCAGCGCAGCACCGGCGACACCGGCTACCTGTACGGCGGCTACCGCAACGCTGGCGGCATCGGCGACGGTGGCAACACCATCCTGCTGGCCAACTCCTACTGGTCCGACTTCAACGGCAAGGACGAGCGTTCGTGGCAAGTTGGCTATGGCATCGACTTCGCCACCTTCGGCGTGCCGGGCCTGACCTACAACGTTGCCTACGTGCGAGGTACCAACATTGACGACGGTACCAACCGCGGCAATGGCACCGAGCGTGAAATCTGGAACCAGTTCAAGTACGTGGTACAGAGCGGCCCGGCCAAAGACCTGAGCCTGCGTGCGCGCGCGTCGTGGTTGCGCGTTTCCAGCAACGCCAGCAACTACAACGTAGGCGGTAACGAAATCCGTCTGTTCGCCGACTACCCGATCAACGTTTTCTGA
- a CDS encoding AraC family transcriptional regulator codes for MNPLENLIIHPQMQLEGLAKGDLLSQVLAQIRLTGDRVYSCTLTEAQPLTLDEKSAHICVLQHGRLHLNAAHQPPLTLEQGDVILLPHDPTGITLTALNGPATVVICRFWFDASSFQAMLFALPRLIHIQQADAAAWAEGILHFMLLEAHDTQPGGALMISRLIDLVVIRILRTWVHQGAASGWLGGLSDARIARVLKAIHETPGKQWRIDNLAEVAGMSRSNFCERFSALVGRSPLRYQNEWRLTLAKTMLAKQDGRIGEVGFAIGYESEAAFSRAYKAFFGRSPRDDNARPG; via the coding sequence ATGAATCCCTTGGAAAATTTGATCATTCATCCACAAATGCAGCTGGAAGGGCTGGCCAAGGGCGACCTGCTGTCCCAGGTACTGGCGCAGATCCGCCTGACAGGTGATCGGGTTTATTCCTGCACGCTGACGGAGGCACAGCCCCTCACGCTGGATGAAAAAAGCGCGCACATCTGCGTACTCCAGCACGGTCGGTTACATCTGAATGCCGCCCATCAGCCCCCCCTGACGCTGGAGCAAGGCGATGTGATCCTGCTGCCCCACGACCCCACGGGCATCACGCTGACCGCCCTGAATGGGCCGGCAACCGTGGTCATCTGCCGCTTCTGGTTCGACGCGAGCAGCTTCCAGGCCATGCTGTTCGCCCTGCCTCGGCTGATCCATATCCAGCAAGCCGACGCTGCCGCGTGGGCGGAAGGCATTCTGCATTTCATGTTGCTCGAAGCCCACGATACGCAGCCGGGCGGGGCGTTGATGATTTCGCGCCTGATCGACCTGGTGGTGATTCGCATCCTGCGCACCTGGGTGCACCAGGGCGCCGCTTCCGGATGGTTGGGTGGGTTGTCGGACGCGCGTATCGCGCGTGTGCTGAAAGCCATTCACGAAACACCGGGCAAGCAATGGCGCATCGACAACCTGGCTGAGGTGGCGGGCATGTCGCGGTCGAATTTCTGCGAGAGGTTCAGCGCCCTGGTCGGCCGCTCGCCGCTTCGGTATCAGAATGAATGGCGGCTGACCCTGGCAAAAACCATGCTGGCCAAACAGGACGGTCGCATCGGAGAAGTGGGTTTTGCGATTGGCTATGAGTCCGAAGCCGCGTTCAGCCGGGCATACAAAGCCTTTTTCGGCCGCTCGCCACGGGATGATAACGCCCGGCCGGGTTAG